In Alteromonas naphthalenivorans, one DNA window encodes the following:
- a CDS encoding DsbA family protein produces MLAYARANNKYLDYLLSFATSVNANGVRADTDSGLKKIVEDAGLSWQEAKRHLANTDWKEEVTANQADIYQTGSWGVPVFRYKDIQVWGQDRLFVMEDAIRQNLNLHKVAPID; encoded by the coding sequence ATGCTAGCCTATGCTAGGGCAAACAATAAATACCTAGATTATTTACTCTCTTTTGCGACGTCGGTAAATGCAAACGGTGTTAGAGCAGATACAGACAGCGGATTGAAAAAAATAGTAGAGGATGCAGGGCTATCTTGGCAGGAGGCAAAGCGACACTTAGCCAATACTGACTGGAAAGAAGAGGTCACTGCAAACCAAGCGGATATTTACCAAACAGGCAGCTGGGGTGTACCCGTCTTCAGATATAAAGATATTCAAGTATGGGGACAAGATAGGCTATTCGTTATGGAAGATGCCATTCGACAAAACCTTAACCTGCATAAAGTTGCCCCTATTGATTGA
- the fabR gene encoding HTH-type transcriptional repressor FabR, with product MTRQEQKLKTRQNIIHAAFLLLDENRSLSAISLREVAREAGIAPTSFYRHFKDMDELGLTLVDEAGLALRQLMRQARRRIASGGGVIHTSVETFMEFISANKNVFRLLLREHTGTSAAYRMAVFREIQHFIEELTDYIIEQQSVEYNIAQLQADAMVRLVFSAGAEALEADTKLKMEIGERVKAQLRFVQLGAMSKLSSETSSDAS from the coding sequence GTGACTCGTCAGGAACAAAAGCTTAAAACCCGCCAAAATATCATTCATGCGGCATTCCTATTACTGGATGAAAATCGCAGTTTGTCTGCTATTAGTTTACGTGAAGTTGCTCGAGAAGCAGGCATTGCGCCAACGTCCTTCTACCGACACTTTAAAGACATGGATGAATTAGGGCTCACGCTGGTGGATGAAGCTGGGTTAGCTCTTCGCCAGTTAATGCGCCAGGCTCGCCGTAGAATTGCTTCAGGTGGCGGCGTAATTCACACGTCAGTTGAAACTTTTATGGAGTTCATTTCTGCAAACAAGAATGTATTTAGATTATTGTTGCGGGAACATACAGGCACATCAGCGGCATACCGAATGGCGGTTTTTCGCGAAATTCAACATTTTATTGAAGAGCTAACCGATTACATCATCGAGCAACAAAGCGTAGAGTACAATATTGCGCAGCTCCAAGCGGATGCTATGGTTAGATTGGTTTTTAGTGCAGGGGCAGAAGCACTAGAAGCTGATACTAAGTTGAAGATGGAAATTGGCGAAAGGGTTAAAGCCCAATTACGTTTCGTGCAATTGGGCGCAATGTCGAAGCTTTCATCAGAGACATCTTCCGACGCATCTTAA
- the trmA gene encoding tRNA (uridine(54)-C5)-methyltransferase TrmA translates to MTTTTAKDYQAQLDEKVDRLGTLLTPFNAPSLSVYPSKPENYRMRAEFRVWHDGDDLYHIMFDQGSKEKYRVDTFPPASETINSAMQQLIEYLKPNELLRKKLFQIDYLTGLSGELVISLLYHKPLDDEWEVQAELLRTFLATQFTAVSIIGRARKQKRIVGNDFIIERLPINGREFEFKHIENSFTQPNAEVNCSMIEWSLECSAPLTGDLLEMYCGAGNFSMPLAVHFDNVIGTEIAKPSVQAAQYNIAANHLDNVKIVRLSAEEFTEAMNGERTFSRLEGINLTEYNFTTVLVDPPRAGLDVDSLKMIQGYDNIIYISCNPETLAENLSLLCETHEVANAALFDQFPFTHHIEAGVLLTKK, encoded by the coding sequence ATGACAACCACCACTGCAAAAGACTATCAAGCTCAACTCGATGAGAAAGTGGATCGGTTAGGTACTCTCCTTACGCCGTTTAACGCACCGAGTCTGTCGGTGTATCCTTCAAAACCTGAAAACTACCGTATGCGAGCTGAGTTTCGTGTATGGCATGACGGTGACGATCTTTATCACATCATGTTCGATCAGGGGTCTAAAGAGAAATACCGCGTAGATACATTTCCACCAGCAAGTGAAACCATCAACAGTGCAATGCAGCAGTTAATAGAATATTTAAAGCCAAATGAACTGCTGCGCAAAAAGCTTTTCCAAATTGATTATTTAACTGGGCTATCCGGCGAACTGGTTATTAGCCTTCTTTATCACAAGCCACTTGATGATGAATGGGAAGTGCAAGCTGAACTGCTTCGCACCTTTTTAGCTACGCAATTTACCGCGGTGAGTATTATTGGGCGGGCTAGAAAGCAAAAACGCATTGTGGGTAACGATTTTATTATAGAACGTCTACCTATTAATGGCCGTGAATTCGAATTCAAACATATCGAAAACAGCTTTACTCAACCTAATGCAGAAGTGAATTGCAGCATGATTGAGTGGTCACTTGAATGCTCTGCTCCCCTAACTGGCGATTTACTCGAAATGTATTGTGGTGCAGGGAACTTCTCAATGCCATTGGCAGTTCATTTTGACAACGTGATAGGAACCGAAATAGCAAAGCCTTCGGTACAAGCGGCGCAATACAATATTGCGGCAAACCACTTAGATAACGTGAAAATTGTTAGGCTTTCTGCAGAAGAGTTTACTGAAGCAATGAATGGGGAAAGAACCTTCTCTCGTTTAGAAGGTATCAACTTAACTGAATACAATTTTACTACTGTATTGGTCGACCCACCTCGAGCAGGGTTAGACGTAGATTCACTAAAGATGATTCAAGGGTACGATAATATTATCTATATTTCTTGTAACCCTGAAACCTTAGCTGAAAACTTAAGCCTGCTTTGTGAAACTCACGAAGTAGCAAATGCGGCGCTGTTCGATCAATTCCCATTCACCCACCATATAGAAGCAGGTGTGTTACTCACCAAAAAGTAA
- a CDS encoding DUF5610 domain-containing protein, with amino-acid sequence MNVSQIKAFMGDQKVDEKASVHPNEAIKKQLQQEGLQQAAEFTKQHSATVTVNSTQTSIGLKVFSGSLSQNVVVDGKRPNESKQSDDGEENKSLFDFEKVARNVLGFVTGVIQGAADGGADDDTLKGLFGQAREGVSRGFAMAEKDLAGFMNDEIEEGVTRSREMIDGGINDLEQNIFNPNPVSVSELNAVSASDAKSGSLLIRTKDGDEVNLSFESIRQFSAASQASLYIPANDDAEASSSNTDSVVAQQSSQYEYFERSGISFSLKGEIDEDEMTAIANLVGEAQDLADTFYSGDMDKAFEQALNLGFDDKELVGYALQLNRTTQTEMVKAYENVKHYSEEGEAENQYGNVVSPIAQYLEKMMSTFENAENTLGAGDDYNTLLAGIISEMKDVQIPDLVSAINRFHTFNQNLLNAMPQQAASE; translated from the coding sequence ATGAACGTGAGTCAAATTAAGGCTTTCATGGGCGACCAGAAAGTGGATGAAAAGGCATCGGTTCACCCGAATGAAGCTATAAAGAAGCAGCTTCAACAGGAAGGCTTACAACAAGCAGCCGAGTTTACCAAGCAGCATTCAGCGACAGTCACCGTGAATAGCACGCAAACCAGTATTGGCTTAAAGGTCTTCAGTGGTAGCTTAAGTCAAAATGTGGTTGTTGATGGCAAGCGCCCGAATGAAAGCAAACAGTCAGATGACGGCGAAGAAAATAAAAGCTTATTCGATTTCGAGAAAGTCGCACGTAATGTACTTGGGTTCGTGACCGGAGTCATTCAAGGTGCGGCTGATGGAGGTGCGGATGATGATACCTTGAAAGGGTTGTTTGGTCAGGCCCGTGAAGGGGTAAGTCGTGGATTCGCTATGGCTGAAAAGGATCTCGCTGGCTTTATGAATGATGAGATTGAAGAAGGTGTTACGCGTAGTCGCGAAATGATAGACGGCGGCATCAATGATCTGGAACAGAATATCTTCAATCCTAATCCAGTGAGTGTGAGCGAGCTTAACGCGGTATCTGCATCTGATGCTAAATCAGGAAGCTTGCTCATTCGAACCAAAGATGGGGATGAAGTAAACCTTAGCTTTGAAAGTATCAGACAGTTTAGTGCTGCTAGTCAGGCTTCGCTATATATACCCGCGAATGACGATGCTGAAGCGTCTAGTTCGAATACAGATTCAGTTGTGGCGCAGCAGTCATCTCAATATGAATACTTTGAGCGAAGTGGCATCAGCTTTTCGTTAAAGGGTGAAATAGACGAAGATGAAATGACAGCTATTGCAAACCTTGTGGGTGAAGCACAAGACTTAGCCGATACCTTTTATAGCGGGGATATGGATAAGGCGTTCGAACAAGCGTTGAATTTAGGTTTCGATGACAAAGAGTTAGTTGGGTATGCGTTGCAGTTAAACCGCACTACACAAACCGAAATGGTCAAGGCTTATGAGAACGTAAAGCACTACAGTGAAGAAGGTGAGGCTGAAAACCAATACGGTAATGTAGTAAGCCCAATAGCACAGTATCTAGAAAAGATGATGTCTACGTTCGAAAATGCCGAGAATACCTTAGGCGCTGGAGATGACTACAATACATTGCTTGCAGGTATTATTAGTGAAATGAAAGATGTACAAATACCTGATTTAGTTTCAGCTATAAATCGTTTCCATACGTTTAACCAAAACTTATTAAACGCGATGCCACAGCAAGCGGCTTCAGAATAG
- a CDS encoding RNA recognition motif domain-containing protein — translation MKVGFIQCTVISAIFAIAGYLLFSSASIEAHVPLTVSASLLISGILTPWLASLLNNSPSETAAPSTSSTTTETLYVGNLPYRANESAVKEYFGSFVEVQSVRLMKDRKTGKRKGYGFIEVITSDLDPVIAKTNDSVFQERTLKVRPAKDKVEQV, via the coding sequence ATGAAAGTAGGCTTTATTCAATGCACTGTTATTAGTGCTATCTTTGCAATCGCAGGATATCTGTTGTTTTCATCAGCTAGTATAGAAGCGCACGTTCCGTTAACGGTTTCAGCGTCTTTATTAATAAGCGGTATATTAACCCCGTGGCTAGCTTCACTCCTTAACAATTCCCCCTCTGAAACAGCTGCGCCCTCCACCAGCAGCACAACCACTGAAACACTCTATGTGGGTAATCTACCGTATCGTGCAAACGAATCTGCGGTTAAAGAGTATTTTGGTAGTTTTGTCGAAGTACAGTCTGTCCGACTCATGAAGGATAGAAAAACTGGCAAGCGAAAAGGTTATGGCTTTATTGAAGTGATAACTAGCGACCTTGACCCAGTAATAGCGAAGACTAACGACTCAGTGTTCCAAGAGCGAACATTAAAAGTTAGACCAGCTAAAGACAAAGTAGAACAAGTATAA